TCGACCAAGTAGAGGCGGTCCCTGAACAAATAGGTCTTCCTACTCTTCCAGTCCACCTGCCCTCTCACAATCCCGACATGAGCTTCCCCTTCATAGAGTGCTTTCACAATTTCCGAGCTCCAGCCCGTCATCAGGGAAATTTTCGCATCTGGATACTTGCTGACAAATTCTTTTAACACTTGTGGCAGCCATGTTTGCCCGACGATGGAAGCACAGGCAATTTTAAGGGTACCGTGCACTTTATCCGCCAGAGAAGCGATCATCTCCGCGGTTTCCTCTCTCTTTTGGATCGTCTCTCTTGCGAAAGCGATCACAAGCTCACCCGCCGGAGTCGGCTCCAACCCTTTTTGAGAACGTACAAACAGCATCGTTCCCCAATCTTTCTCTATCGTCTGCAGGCGTTGGGACAAGGCTGGCTGAGATAGAAAAAGACGTTCAGCCGCTTTACGCATATTGCCTTCTTCCGCCAAGGCTTTAATGATTTCCAACTCAGTTGTCGTCATGAAGAACCACCTTTCCCCTCGGTATCCGCAATATGAGCAGCAGGCTAATAACTGCAAAAATCAGCACAGCCACATACACCCATTGTAGAGACCCATCCAGCGCTTGCTGTAAAATATTCATCTTTGAATTGGGTACTGTCGACCTTGACTCTTCCGTCAATAAAAGATTAATATCATTCACTTCATAATCTAGATTTTTCCCTCGGAACGTCGACATCAATGATCCATTCAAAACTGCTCCAAAAATGGCCGCTCCAACCGTATTTCCGAAATTGCGCATGAACATGTTCGCCGCTGTTGCAGATCCCCTTTGTTCACGGCTGACAGCCCCTTGGATTGTTACGATGAAGGATGTGCTCGTCAAGCCCATTCCGACACCTACGAAAAAGCTTGAAAATGCTGCCCATAAAGGACCTGATTCGCCAGTCATCCAAACAAACATGAGTGAACCTATCACAAGGGAGATGCCACCCGCAAACGAAACCGTGAAAGTGCCGAACCTGATCAACAAATGTCCAGCGACGGAAGATGCGATCGGCCACCCGATCGACATGGCGGTCAATGTGAACCCTGCAATCATTGCAGACTGTTCCATGACGCCAGTTACATAGGTGGGCAGGTACGAGGACACACCAATCAGAATTACACCCGTAGTCAATGAAACAAGATTGGCATACAGAATAACCGGGTTCTTCCAAATGGAGAAGGGCATCATCGGATCTTCCGCCTTCCTTTCGGTCCATATGAAGAATGTAAAGAGCCCAGCACCTAAAATAATAAGGAGAAGGCTTGTTGACGATGACCTTCCAAAGGATTGTCCGCCTTCAACAAGCCAAAATAGGATGATCGATAGCGAAGTCGTCAATAATGCGGCTCCCTTAATATCAATTGCCACTTTTCTTTCCGTAGCCGGTTCTTGAAGGAAGAAGTAAATTCCCACCATTGCCAATAAACCTAACGGTACATTGACCCAAAACACATATTTCCAATCCCAATATTGGACAATCAAACCTCCAATTACCGGGCCTGACACTGCTGATATGCCCCACACACTCGATAAATACCCTTGGATTTTGGCGCGTTCCTCAGTGGAGTAAATATCCCCGACAATGGTTGTCGCTATCGGCATAACAGCACCCGCTCCCAAGCCTTGGATCAATCTGAAAACAATGAGCATTTCCATCGATGTAGCGAATCCGCATAGTATTGAACCGAATAAGAAGATAGATAAGCCTACGAAGAATATCGGTTTTCTGCCAAACAGGTCAGCTAACTTTCCATAAATAAGAACGGTAACAGTACTCATAAGCAAATAGGCGGAAAAAATCCAACTATATCTCGAAAAGCCTCCAAGCTCTCCTGCAATGGCAGGCATTGCCGTTGAAACAATTGTTGCCTCAACAGCACCAACGAACATCGCCAACATTACGGATATGAGGACGAGCGGACGGTTGGTCTTTTTATGTACTTTCATTTACATTCCCCTTTCCACCAAAAAAGCTGATAAATAGGAAAAGGCCCCCTATTGGAGCCTTCTATTCAAGGATAAATCCTTGGAAAAATTACTTCATGTAGAGATATTTTTTGAATTCTTTCAACATAACTCTTCTCGTAAGTATACCCGCAAATGTGCCGTCTTCTTCAGTGACACATAGGAATGTGTGATTAATGAGTAAATCCAACCCTTTTTGGAATTTATCAGTTGTTTTAATAGCTGGGATGTCAGTTTGCATAATTTGATCTACTTTCAGATCTGCCAGCTTTTCATATTCGATTCGTTCTAATCCCAATATGGAATCTGTGATCATCCCAATCCCTAGAAGTCCCCTTAGATGGTTCTTTACATCAATGACAGGTATTGCAGAATAACCGGTTTTCGTCAGGACGAGAAGGGCGTGTTCCGCGTTGTTGCCGACCTGCACACATGCCACTTTTTCAGCAGGAATCAAATAATCGGCAATCGGCACCTGAAGAAAATCCCTGTTATTTACAGAAATCATTAAAAATCGCTCCTTCTGATCATAAGCTGTCATAACAATTCTACAACCCTATCATACCATAAGAGTCAGTGAACATCCCATCGAATTATGAAAAATGTTCCATTAGAAAACCTCTTCCTATATGGAAGAGGCCCAGTAATAGAAAATGACAAACAGTATAAAAATCGCCGCCACTCCGATGACCCAGATAATCGGGTTTAATGAGAACGGATGGTCTTCCACCGCTTCCTCTATTCTATGGTCCTGCGGATCAAACGACGTTGCAGCTATTGCATCCCATTTACTGACGGCTTTCCATCCGATGACGCCGATAATAACAAAGACAATCCCTAACGGAATAATCCATATAGCCATATGGATAAAACCCTCCCTATGCATGAATTGGGATTAGGATGTACAGGTTAGAGAGAATGATACTGAAGAATACTTATTTCCGTTTCATGCGAACTTTTCCACCTGTCGTCAAGTATTTTACTTTTTTTGCTTTTTTAATGAATTAGAGGTGCAGATCTACCGATATTCTGTTGCTTTCCGTTCCGGCGCTCGCTTTCCGCGGGCACGGCTTGAGCCAATCGAACAGCGAAGGGTTCGCTTTGCCGTATTTCCATGATCTTTGCGGAAATTAAGGCATCCGCCCTAGAGAAGGCCCATGCTCCCAACGCTTTGCTTTTGGTCGCAGATGCCGTTCTCCGTAACGGCATGTGCTATTCCCGCAGGAGTCGAGCGCCTGCACTCCAAGCAACAGGTGCGGCTAAGTAATTAGAAATGAATATGAAAAGCAGTCATATTTTTTTATCGGTTTTTTTATTGAAAACCATTAGTTCGATAAGAAATATTATTTTTGATTATAAAAAGAGAAACAACTTTCCGGGATGTTTTTCGATTGGAGCGGAAGGCGGCGACTCCTGGGGGATCAGCGAAAGCCGTTACGAAGAACGGTTTTTGCGAGTAAAAGTGTAGCGTTACGAGCAGGAAGGCCAAAACGGA
The sequence above is drawn from the Sporosarcina luteola genome and encodes:
- a CDS encoding LysR family transcriptional regulator, with protein sequence MTTTELEIIKALAEEGNMRKAAERLFLSQPALSQRLQTIEKDWGTMLFVRSQKGLEPTPAGELVIAFARETIQKREETAEMIASLADKVHGTLKIACASIVGQTWLPQVLKEFVSKYPDAKISLMTGWSSEIVKALYEGEAHVGIVRGQVDWKSRKTYLFRDRLYLVDQEITSINELVETKRPFIQFKSDSNYYMEIQRWWQRHFSQYPRRQITVDQIETCKQLALNGIGYAILPSITLTGDEKVNKIPLLNSEEEFELTRDTWLIGYDSTFELKQVSAFMEVLDAHAEKLRKELK
- a CDS encoding MDR family MFS transporter produces the protein MKVHKKTNRPLVLISVMLAMFVGAVEATIVSTAMPAIAGELGGFSRYSWIFSAYLLMSTVTVLIYGKLADLFGRKPIFFVGLSIFLFGSILCGFATSMEMLIVFRLIQGLGAGAVMPIATTIVGDIYSTEERAKIQGYLSSVWGISAVSGPVIGGLIVQYWDWKYVFWVNVPLGLLAMVGIYFFLQEPATERKVAIDIKGAALLTTSLSIILFWLVEGGQSFGRSSSTSLLLIILGAGLFTFFIWTERKAEDPMMPFSIWKNPVILYANLVSLTTGVILIGVSSYLPTYVTGVMEQSAMIAGFTLTAMSIGWPIASSVAGHLLIRFGTFTVSFAGGISLVIGSLMFVWMTGESGPLWAAFSSFFVGVGMGLTSTSFIVTIQGAVSREQRGSATAANMFMRNFGNTVGAAIFGAVLNGSLMSTFRGKNLDYEVNDINLLLTEESRSTVPNSKMNILQQALDGSLQWVYVAVLIFAVISLLLILRIPRGKVVLHDDN
- the cbpB gene encoding cyclic-di-AMP-binding protein CbpB yields the protein MISVNNRDFLQVPIADYLIPAEKVACVQVGNNAEHALLVLTKTGYSAIPVIDVKNHLRGLLGIGMITDSILGLERIEYEKLADLKVDQIMQTDIPAIKTTDKFQKGLDLLINHTFLCVTEEDGTFAGILTRRVMLKEFKKYLYMK
- a CDS encoding dolichyl-diphosphooligosaccharide--protein glycosyltransferase subunit 2, giving the protein MAIWIIPLGIVFVIIGVIGWKAVSKWDAIAATSFDPQDHRIEEAVEDHPFSLNPIIWVIGVAAIFILFVIFYYWASSI